The DNA segment GAACATCAAAACCCCCATGATAAACACCGCTATGGCAAAGGTCCAAGGATAATCGGAAACAATTCCCCCTAACGCTTTTTGTATTAAATCATTGTTGGAATTCATGAAGGTGGAACTCATCCAAACCACGCCGAAAATAGACACTACGGCAGAAGCCATTGATGTAAACAAACTCGCCTTGGTCACGTCGGCAGTGCTGGTTTTGGTAATCAACATCATCGCTGCCGAAGCCGTGAGCGTGATTACGCTAATGATGGTTACCATCGATAGCGAACCATTGGCACCAACGGCAAGAGTTCTGGCTCCCGGTTCAAAACTCGGAACCAAACCCGGAAAAGCCCCGGCCACAATGATTAATATAATGGCAACGGTAAATATCATAACAGACGTTTTGGCTCCCGGTTTTAACAGTTTTTCCTCCCCTTCCTCTCCAGCTTCCATACTTTTGGCAAACTCGGGGTCTTTCATTTTTTCGATAAAAATGGGGTCTTCACTCAATTCCACTCCATATCTAAAAACGGAAAAACACCCAATCAATAATCCAATGATACATGCAGGAATACAAATCATCATGATATCCGCCAATGCTCCGGGATAAGCCAAGACTACTACCAATGCCGCCGTGGCCGCACTCATCGGACTTCCGGTCAATGCCAAATGAGAGGCAATAACCGAAATACTCAATGGTCGTTCCGGACGGATTCTTTTCTTGGCCGAAACCTCGGCAATAATGGGCAACAAGGAATAGACGATATGGGCCGTTCCTGCAAACAAGCATAAAAAATAAACCGTGAATGGCGCTATAAACGTAATGTTGGAAGGATTGCTTCGAATAATTTTTTCGGCCAAACGAACAAGGTAATCCAGTCCTCCCGAAGCCTGCAAGGTGGCCGCGGTGGTCACGATGGCCATTATAATCAACATCACGTCAAGAGGTGGATCGGTAGGTTTCATTTTGAATACAAAAAGAAAAATAAACAAGCCCACCATGCCCATAACACCCAACCCGATTCCTTTCATTTGTGATCCAATAAGAATCATGGTCAAAAGAACGGCAAATTCTATCCAAAACATATACTGAAATTTAAAGGTTAGTATTTAGATTATGGAAAAAGGAAACCGCTGAGAACAGTTTCCTTTTTCTTGAGATGCTAATATTCAATAAATACCCGTTGCAAATCTTCCCTGCTTCTGTCTTTTAAAAGGGACAACATCAAAAGGATTCTGGCTTTTTGTGGATTCAATTCATCGGCCGAAACGGTGCCATAATCGGCGTCCACAATTTCTCCTTTGATTAAAACAGCTCCAAGAGGAACGCGAGAAGCTCTTACTACAGCCACGCCTGCTTTGGTAGCTTTTTTAACGGCTTCCAATGTTCCGGCATTCATGTTTCCGTCACCCACACCGGCAATTACGATACCTTTGGCACCGGCTTTTACCATAAGATCAACCAAATCTGGAGAAGAATCGGCACAGGCATAAAGAATGTCGACACGTGGCAATGATTTTACTCCATCAATAGAAAATTCGCTGCTTGTAGTATGAAGACCGTGCGGTTTATGGAAAAAATCCACTTCTCCAAACACAACAGAACCTATCATTCCTTCTTCAGGAGATTGGAATGTTTGTACGGGAGTCGTCATCATTTTTTTGACGCTGTGGGCAGAATGAATTTCGTCGTTCATTGCTACCATCACGCCATATCCTTTAGATTTCGGACTCGCAGCCACGGCCACGGCATTATACAAATTCAATGGACCTTCTGCACTTAATGCTGTTGATGGACGCATAGATCCTGTTAATACAACAGGCTTGTCGCTTTTTACCACCAAATTCAAAAAATAAGCAGTCTCTTCTTGCGTGTCGGTTCCGTGGGTAATCACGATACCGTCAACGTCTTTGCTCGCAAGAAGGGTGTTGATGCGATTGGCAACGTCCAGCCATACTTTTACGCTCATATCTTGCGAACCAACATTGGCCACTTGTTCTCCTTTTAAATTAGCCAATTGTCTTATGTTTGGAACGGCATCAATCATGGCATCAATTTTTACCTGTCCAGAAGTGTAGGCTGAACCCGTAGCACTTGCTCCAGCTCCGGCAATAGTTCCTCCCGTGGCCAAAATCACGATATTGGGAAGTTTAGTTTGACCCGTAACAATAGTGCTGGCAACCAACAACATAACTACCAGAAAGTTGCTGGCATAAAAAGAAATTTTTTTCATGGTTTATAGTTTTAGTTTATTAAATAATTTATTTGTTTTTGTATTTTGATTTATCCAATCCCGTCATGTTGGCTGGAGACAAGATTTCGCTGATTTCCGCTTCGGTAAGCAATTTTTTTTCGCGAACCAATTCGATGATTCCTTTCCCGGTGGCTTGGGCTTCCTTGGCCAATTCGTCGCCAACGTGATGCCCCAGTTTAGGGTTCAATGCCGTAACGATGCCAATGGTGATTTCCAGATTATGCGCATGCACTTTTTCGTTGACGGTAATCCCGTCGATACATTGCGTGCGGAAAGCCTTCATCGTGTTGGTCAATAATTTTTGGGATTCAAAAATGGCCAAACCGGCAACTGGCTCGTAGGCATTCAATTGTAAATCGCCATCCGAAGCGGCCATGTTCACCGTCACGTCATTACCCATGACGCGATAACTCACCAATGCCATCAATTCAGGCATCACCGGATTTACTTTTCCCGGCATGATGGAAGAACCCGGTTGTCTGGCAGGAAGGTTGATCTCAAACAAACCGTTTCTTGGTCCAGAAGAAAGAATGATCAAATCATTGGAAATTTTCGACAAAGTTGTCGCCATAGTTTTCAATGCCGAAGAATATACCACAAATCCGTGCAAGCTGGACGTGGCGGCAATCATGTCGTCAGAATTGACAAAATCGATGCCCGAAATTTGTTTCAAATGCTTGATTACGGCAACATCGTAACCTTTTGGGGCATTCAATCCCGTTCCGATGGCCGTGCCACCCATATTGAGCGTCAACAATGATTTATTGGCAAATTCCAGATTGGCAATATTCCATTCCAGCATCGTGGCATACGAATGAAATTCCTGTCCAACGGTCATGGGCACCGCATCCTGAAATTCGGTACGTCCCATTTTTACCACGTCAATATATTTGTTTCCCAATGCTCGGAAAGATTTGGCCAACAAACCAAGTTGCTCTTTCAAACGATTGTTGTGCAAAATCATGGTTAGTTTCAATGAAGTTGGATAGGTGTCATTGGTCGATTGCGACATGTTCAGGTCGTCATTGGGCGAAATTTTGGAATATTCGCCTTTTTTGAGTCCCGCTTTCACAAGGGCAATGTTGGCAATGACTTCATTGGCATTCATGTTGGTTGAAGTACCGGCTCCTCCTTGATACAAGTCCAATCTGAATTGATCCAAATATTTCCCGTTGATCAATTCCTGGCAGGCTGGTTCAATAAGTTTCAACTTGGCCGCAGGCATCTCTCCCACTTCGGTATTGGCACGTGCACAAGCCAATTTAATCATCCCCCAAGCCTTTATGTAGTCGGGATAATCATTGTTGTATTGATCCGAAATTTGGAAATTTTCCATCCCCCTGGCGGCTTGGGCACCATAATAGGCATCGACGGGAACTTTAATTTCTCCAAGCAAATCCGTTTCGGTGCGTGTCTGGGCATAGGAACAAAATACCAAGAAAAAAAAGGAGACTGTCAATAAATTTTTTGTAATTTTCTTCATTTGTTTGTATTTATAAGGTTTATAATAAAATTTAGGAACTGATGAATTTGGGATGAATCAAATTTTCCAAAGAATAGATTTCGTCCCATTTCTCTTGGGTGATCAGTTGGCGTTCCACGACGGCAATTTGATGCACACTTTTACCCGTTTTTAACGCCTCTCCGGCAATACTGGCACTTTCTTCATAGCCCAGAATTGGATTCAATTGCGTCACGATTCCGATGCTGTTCATTACTAAATCATAGCAATGGGACTCGTTTGCGGTGATGCCCACAATACATTTGTCTATCAAGGTTTGAATGGCGTTTGACAAATAATCCAAAGAAGTAAACATGGCAAAACCAATGACTGGCTCCATCACGTTGAGTTGCAATTGCCCGGCTTCGGCAGCCATTGTCACGGTCAAGTCTTGGCCAATGACATAAAAGCAGGTTTGATTCACCACTTCGGGAATCACCGGGTTTACTTTTCCCGGCATAATGGAAGAACCGGGTTGACGTGGTGGCAAATTGATTTCATTGAAACCAGTTCTGGGACCTGAACTAAGCAATCTTAAATCGTTGCAAATTTTGGATACTTTGACCGCAGTTCGCTTCATCGTACCCATAATTTGGACATAGGCACCCGTATCCACCGTGGCTTCTATTAAATCTGGCGCCAATGTTAAGGGAATCCCTATTTCTTTGGCCAAATAATTCACGCAAAGTTCTGGATACCCTTGAGGAGCATTTACTTTGGTGCCAATGGCGGTTGCCCCCATATTAATTTCCAGCAATAAACTTTGTGCGTCTTTTAATCTTCTTACATCCTCTCCTATTGTAGTTGCGTAGGAATTGAATTCTTGTCCCAAAGTCATGGGAACGGCATCCTGCAATTGGGTTCGCCCCATTTTTAAAACCCTGTTGAATTCTTTTCCCTTGGCGGCAAAAGCAACTTCCAATGCTTCCAGTGTTTTGATAAAATGATCCATTTTTAAATAAACCGCTATCCTGAAAGCGGAAGGATAAGCATCGTTGGTAGATTGGGAACAGTTTACGTGATTATTGGGATGCAGGAATTTATATTCGCCTTTTTTGTGACCTAAATACTCCAGTCCAATGTTTGCAATAACTTCATTGGCATTCATGTTTACCGAGGTTCCTGCGCCACCTTGAATCAAATCGCTTACAAATTCTTGGTCAAATTTGCCGGCAATTACTTGGTCGCTGCCATAGCAAATGGCTTCGGCTAGTTTGGGATCCAATGCGCCACAATCCCTGTTTGCCATGGCCGCCCCTTTTTTGACATAACCCAAAGCTTTTATGAATAAAGGTTCTTTTGAAATTGGAATGCCGGTGATGTTAAAATTTTCAACGGCCCTGAAAGTTTGAATCCCATAATACAAATGATTGGGAATGTCCAATTCGCCTAAAAAATCGTGTTCTTTTCTGGTGGTTTCCATTTAAAAATATATTAATGTTAATAATATTAATACTATAAAATCATTAAAAAATAATACACGAAAAATTAAAATCAGCTTAATTATGAAATTCAAAAAGTTAATTAGTAATTATTCTAAATAATTTTAATTTAAAAAATCAAAATAAATCAGTTCATCATGGAAACTATTATTGGCCCCCAAGCCGTCAAAAGTATGTTTCCCAAAGCATACGGAATAGTGTATCCCAAGACAGGAAACTTGCTGCCTGAGGCATCTTGGATTGCCTTTAGTCCAATGGTCGAAGTTCCCGCACCAGTTTGGGCTCCCAACAGAATTATTGGGTTCATTTTGAGTACATATCGCCCAAAAAGAAGTCCAATGACATGCGGAACTATGGCAACCATCAATCCAGCCAAAATGATGCTGTAACCCATCGCTTGAAGACCCGATATAAAACTTGGTCCCGCCGCTAGACCCACAAGCCCTATAAAAGTGGCCAACCCCACATTGTCAAATATCCATAAAGCAGCTTCTGGAATCCTTCCGAATATTGGGGTTTGCGAATGCAGCCATCCAAAAATCAATCCCATGACCAAAGCTCCTCCACTGGTAGTCAAGGTAATTGAAATTCCAAAAACTGTAACTGAAAGCAGTCCTAATAATCCGCCTAAAACAATCCCTATCCCCACAAATACGATATCGGTTTCCGAACTTAGTCGATCTAAATACCCTATTTCTTTGGCGGCAATTTCCAATTGGATCATTTTGCCGGTAACTTTTAAAA comes from the Flavobacterium limnophilum genome and includes:
- a CDS encoding anaerobic C4-dicarboxylate transporter family protein encodes the protein MFWIEFAVLLTMILIGSQMKGIGLGVMGMVGLFIFLFVFKMKPTDPPLDVMLIIMAIVTTAATLQASGGLDYLVRLAEKIIRSNPSNITFIAPFTVYFLCLFAGTAHIVYSLLPIIAEVSAKKRIRPERPLSISVIASHLALTGSPMSAATAALVVVLAYPGALADIMMICIPACIIGLLIGCFSVFRYGVELSEDPIFIEKMKDPEFAKSMEAGEEGEEKLLKPGAKTSVMIFTVAIILIIVAGAFPGLVPSFEPGARTLAVGANGSLSMVTIISVITLTASAAMMLITKTSTADVTKASLFTSMASAVVSIFGVVWMSSTFMNSNNDLIQKALGGIVSDYPWTFAIAVFIMGVLMFSQAATTKTMMPLGIALGLPPSALMAIFPAVNSDFVLPGYPTLLAAINFDRTGSTRIGKYVVNHSFNLPGIVAIGVAIAVGFLLGSFLL
- a CDS encoding aspartate ammonia-lyase, with the protein product MKKITKNLLTVSFFFLVFCSYAQTRTETDLLGEIKVPVDAYYGAQAARGMENFQISDQYNNDYPDYIKAWGMIKLACARANTEVGEMPAAKLKLIEPACQELINGKYLDQFRLDLYQGGAGTSTNMNANEVIANIALVKAGLKKGEYSKISPNDDLNMSQSTNDTYPTSLKLTMILHNNRLKEQLGLLAKSFRALGNKYIDVVKMGRTEFQDAVPMTVGQEFHSYATMLEWNIANLEFANKSLLTLNMGGTAIGTGLNAPKGYDVAVIKHLKQISGIDFVNSDDMIAATSSLHGFVVYSSALKTMATTLSKISNDLIILSSGPRNGLFEINLPARQPGSSIMPGKVNPVMPELMALVSYRVMGNDVTVNMAASDGDLQLNAYEPVAGLAIFESQKLLTNTMKAFRTQCIDGITVNEKVHAHNLEITIGIVTALNPKLGHHVGDELAKEAQATGKGIIELVREKKLLTEAEISEILSPANMTGLDKSKYKNK
- a CDS encoding type II asparaginase translates to MKKISFYASNFLVVMLLVASTIVTGQTKLPNIVILATGGTIAGAGASATGSAYTSGQVKIDAMIDAVPNIRQLANLKGEQVANVGSQDMSVKVWLDVANRINTLLASKDVDGIVITHGTDTQEETAYFLNLVVKSDKPVVLTGSMRPSTALSAEGPLNLYNAVAVAASPKSKGYGVMVAMNDEIHSAHSVKKMMTTPVQTFQSPEEGMIGSVVFGEVDFFHKPHGLHTTSSEFSIDGVKSLPRVDILYACADSSPDLVDLMVKAGAKGIVIAGVGDGNMNAGTLEAVKKATKAGVAVVRASRVPLGAVLIKGEIVDADYGTVSADELNPQKARILLMLSLLKDRSREDLQRVFIEY
- the aspA gene encoding aspartate ammonia-lyase, whose amino-acid sequence is METTRKEHDFLGELDIPNHLYYGIQTFRAVENFNITGIPISKEPLFIKALGYVKKGAAMANRDCGALDPKLAEAICYGSDQVIAGKFDQEFVSDLIQGGAGTSVNMNANEVIANIGLEYLGHKKGEYKFLHPNNHVNCSQSTNDAYPSAFRIAVYLKMDHFIKTLEALEVAFAAKGKEFNRVLKMGRTQLQDAVPMTLGQEFNSYATTIGEDVRRLKDAQSLLLEINMGATAIGTKVNAPQGYPELCVNYLAKEIGIPLTLAPDLIEATVDTGAYVQIMGTMKRTAVKVSKICNDLRLLSSGPRTGFNEINLPPRQPGSSIMPGKVNPVIPEVVNQTCFYVIGQDLTVTMAAEAGQLQLNVMEPVIGFAMFTSLDYLSNAIQTLIDKCIVGITANESHCYDLVMNSIGIVTQLNPILGYEESASIAGEALKTGKSVHQIAVVERQLITQEKWDEIYSLENLIHPKFISS